In Chloroflexota bacterium, one DNA window encodes the following:
- a CDS encoding DUF5060 domain-containing protein, with protein MRRWLYRLHLWMVLLLLIAACTQADESGGNQTLGLRTLTGNAAVFGTIELAIDTNIKVANPYDPNQIDLMVSFISATGQIYRVPAFWYQDFDQLSLQPKGNPEWRVRFTPSEPGAWQVKAELAKPALSSDVITIEVSANKQSPGFVRINTSNPRYFARQDGTFFMPIGLNLGWSTQQGTGILREYEHWFDQLSKNGGNIARIWMASWSFGIEWQDTGLGDYSKRMQQAWMLDQIFKLAEQRNITIMLTLINHGAFSTTTDSEWASNPYNAANGGPIAEPRLFATDIQSREVFKHRVRYIAARWAHSPSLFAWEWWNEANWTPINDALMQPWISEMTRHLAQFDPYQHLVSTSYASNTSTSMWVQPEINFTQHHDYTGRDLGQAFPLVIRELNAAAPQKPALVSELGYAGTGRDEVINRDVWQFHQGLWAAPFSGFAGSGMYWWWDTLVDPDNLWSEYSKLAEFFKDQDLTIYSPVVAQVSPLKARALALQTQSQALVWVRSNEYEPEALTKAYEEALKKREFNDTWEYVPPTYADLTLKLNGLEAGSYQATWYDPQTGAWSQPTTVTLEADAASIAVPSFNYDLALKLVKQ; from the coding sequence ATGCGTCGATGGCTCTATCGTTTGCACCTATGGATGGTTCTGCTGCTGTTGATTGCAGCCTGCACCCAAGCTGACGAATCGGGCGGCAACCAAACGCTCGGCTTACGTACCTTAACCGGCAATGCTGCGGTTTTTGGCACAATTGAGTTGGCGATCGATACCAATATCAAAGTTGCCAATCCTTACGATCCAAATCAAATCGATCTAATGGTGAGTTTTATCTCGGCAACCGGCCAAATTTATCGCGTGCCAGCCTTTTGGTATCAAGATTTTGATCAACTTTCGCTGCAACCCAAAGGCAACCCTGAATGGCGGGTACGCTTTACGCCGAGCGAACCAGGGGCATGGCAAGTAAAGGCCGAGCTAGCCAAGCCAGCGCTGAGCAGCGACGTGATTACGATTGAAGTTTCAGCGAATAAGCAATCGCCAGGCTTTGTACGGATCAACACCAGCAATCCGCGCTATTTCGCCCGCCAAGATGGCACCTTCTTTATGCCAATCGGCCTCAATTTGGGCTGGTCAACCCAACAAGGCACGGGCATTTTGCGCGAATATGAACACTGGTTTGATCAATTAAGCAAAAACGGTGGCAATATTGCGCGAATTTGGATGGCCTCATGGTCGTTTGGCATCGAATGGCAAGATACCGGCTTAGGCGATTATTCCAAACGCATGCAACAAGCGTGGATGCTTGACCAAATTTTCAAATTGGCCGAACAGCGCAACATCACAATTATGTTAACGCTGATCAACCATGGCGCATTTAGCACCACCACTGATTCAGAGTGGGCCAGTAATCCGTATAACGCTGCGAATGGCGGGCCAATTGCCGAGCCGCGCTTGTTTGCCACCGATATTCAATCGCGCGAAGTGTTCAAGCATCGAGTGCGTTACATCGCGGCTCGTTGGGCACATTCACCCAGCCTATTCGCTTGGGAATGGTGGAACGAAGCCAATTGGACACCAATCAATGATGCTTTGATGCAGCCATGGATCAGCGAAATGACCCGTCATTTGGCCCAGTTTGATCCCTATCAACATTTGGTTTCAACCAGCTATGCCAGCAATACCAGTACCTCGATGTGGGTACAACCAGAGATCAACTTCACCCAACACCACGATTACACAGGCCGCGATTTAGGCCAAGCCTTCCCCTTGGTAATCCGTGAGTTGAACGCGGCAGCACCACAAAAACCAGCCTTGGTCAGTGAACTTGGCTATGCTGGCACTGGGCGCGACGAGGTAATCAATCGGGATGTTTGGCAGTTTCATCAAGGCTTGTGGGCTGCGCCATTCAGTGGCTTTGCTGGCAGCGGCATGTATTGGTGGTGGGATACTTTGGTCGATCCCGACAACTTGTGGAGCGAATACAGCAAGTTGGCCGAATTTTTCAAAGACCAAGATCTCACGATCTACAGCCCAGTTGTGGCCCAAGTTTCACCGTTGAAAGCGCGGGCCTTGGCCTTACAAACGCAATCGCAGGCTTTAGTCTGGGTGCGCAGCAACGAATACGAGCCTGAAGCATTAACCAAAGCCTATGAAGAAGCGCTCAAAAAGCGTGAATTTAACGATACATGGGAATATGTACCACCAACCTACGCCGATTTGACGCTTAAGTTGAATGGGCTTGAGGCCGGCAGCTACCAAGCAACGTGGTACGACCCGCAAACTGGCGCATGGTCGCAACCAACGACGGTAACCCTTGAAGCCGACGCAGCCAGCATTGCGGTGCCAAGCTTCAACTACGATTTAGCCTTGAAATTAGTCAAGCAATAA
- a CDS encoding sugar ABC transporter substrate-binding protein translates to MHRKPSQPPRTVRSLGFSLIVLLILAACGQAATPPTQINPTSLPTDTPPTAVPALANSADKALVIWSTGSEVEALSIQAAADVFVQKNPGVLIKVQALPWSDAHTQILEAIAADRGPDLMAGGMSWGIEFGKLGGMIDLQKAYPDVVSDVKQKMLPQLQDSLILDTGEVYALQLDVALMGMFYRTDLLRDLVGMQQAPQNWTELTKVLEKARTINKKGFAIGWDNAGWISYFTFLYSAGGSLYNDDCSKATINSAAGLQALTYFRDLYTKYQIPTDTALDIEGGLESGDYLVSYAGTWSVASIEFNRPELAGKWDLAPLPKSPKGQSVSFLGGRVIGVMEASQNKDLAAEFIRFLYTEEAVAAQSTYAQSASNYYVPPSLPLLSAAKMPTHIEAGFRGLLEQSAGPPKCVGWEESTTDVQKLLQEVVYNNADPQDALDQAAEIMNRNLQP, encoded by the coding sequence ATGCACCGTAAGCCATCTCAGCCACCCCGCACAGTTCGGAGCCTCGGATTCAGTTTGATCGTTCTGCTGATTTTGGCAGCTTGCGGTCAAGCAGCCACGCCACCAACCCAAATCAACCCAACCAGCTTACCCACCGACACGCCGCCAACCGCCGTACCAGCCCTCGCCAACTCGGCAGATAAGGCCTTGGTTATTTGGTCAACTGGCTCAGAGGTCGAGGCACTTTCAATTCAAGCAGCAGCAGATGTTTTTGTGCAGAAAAATCCTGGGGTCTTGATCAAAGTTCAAGCCTTGCCTTGGAGCGATGCCCATACCCAAATTCTTGAGGCCATCGCCGCCGATCGCGGGCCAGATCTGATGGCTGGCGGCATGTCGTGGGGCATCGAGTTTGGCAAATTGGGCGGGATGATCGATCTGCAAAAGGCCTATCCTGATGTGGTAAGCGATGTTAAGCAAAAGATGTTGCCGCAACTCCAAGATTCGTTGATTTTGGATACAGGCGAGGTCTATGCATTGCAACTCGATGTGGCGTTGATGGGAATGTTCTATCGCACCGATCTGCTACGCGATTTAGTCGGTATGCAGCAAGCTCCCCAAAACTGGACTGAACTGACCAAAGTGCTAGAAAAAGCTCGCACGATCAATAAAAAAGGCTTTGCGATTGGCTGGGATAACGCTGGCTGGATCAGCTACTTTACCTTTTTATATTCAGCTGGTGGCAGTTTGTATAACGACGATTGCTCCAAAGCCACAATTAATTCGGCGGCTGGCTTACAAGCATTGACCTACTTCCGCGATCTCTACACCAAATATCAAATTCCCACCGATACCGCCCTCGATATTGAAGGTGGCCTCGAAAGTGGCGATTATCTGGTGAGCTATGCCGGAACATGGAGCGTTGCCAGCATTGAATTTAATCGGCCTGAGTTGGCGGGCAAATGGGATTTAGCTCCACTGCCCAAAAGCCCCAAAGGCCAAAGTGTCTCGTTCCTTGGCGGGCGGGTCATCGGCGTAATGGAAGCCTCGCAGAACAAAGATTTGGCTGCCGAATTTATTCGCTTTTTGTATACCGAAGAAGCGGTCGCCGCTCAATCGACCTATGCCCAAAGTGCCAGTAACTATTATGTGCCGCCAAGTTTGCCCTTGCTGAGCGCCGCCAAAATGCCAACCCATATCGAAGCTGGCTTCCGTGGCTTGTTGGAGCAATCGGCAGGTCCGCCCAAGTGCGTTGGCTGGGAAGAAAGCACCACCGATGTCCAAAAATTATTGCAAGAAGTCGTCTACAACAACGCTGATCCCCAAGATGCTTTAGATCAAGCAGCGGAGATCATGAATCGCAATTTACAACCATAG
- a CDS encoding glycoside hydrolase family 130 protein: MEAATLQSTTILGSALPSIPWEERPVGNSDVVWRYSGNPVIPRDAIPTSNSIFNSAVVPFKDGFAGVFRCDDKRRVMNIHRGFSKDAVNWEIDPKPLEFSGDPEVTAFEYRYDPRVCWIEDRYYVTWCNGYHGPTIGVAYTYDFETFHQLENAFLPFNRNGVLFPRRINGKYAMVSRPSDNGHTPFGDIYYSESPDMEHWGKHRFVMGTKGGWQSTKIGAGPTPIETTEGWLLFYHGVLTSCNGFVYSFGAALLDLEQPWKVIYRTAPYLLAPQTLYECVGDVPNVAFPCAALTDAATGRIAIYYGCADTVTGIAFAQVDEVLSFLKANSEI; the protein is encoded by the coding sequence ATGGAAGCAGCGACGCTTCAATCCACCACCATCCTTGGAAGTGCGCTCCCCTCAATTCCATGGGAAGAACGTCCGGTCGGCAATTCAGATGTTGTTTGGCGCTACAGCGGCAATCCTGTGATTCCGCGTGATGCCATTCCCACCTCAAATAGTATCTTCAACAGCGCTGTTGTGCCCTTCAAAGATGGCTTTGCTGGCGTGTTTCGCTGCGATGATAAACGCCGCGTGATGAACATTCACCGTGGCTTTAGCAAAGATGCCGTCAATTGGGAGATCGATCCCAAGCCATTGGAATTTTCGGGCGATCCCGAAGTTACGGCCTTTGAATATCGTTATGATCCGCGGGTCTGTTGGATCGAAGATCGCTATTATGTCACCTGGTGTAATGGCTATCACGGCCCAACTATCGGTGTGGCTTATACCTACGATTTTGAAACCTTCCATCAGTTAGAAAATGCCTTCTTACCGTTTAATCGCAATGGGGTGCTCTTCCCACGCCGAATCAATGGCAAATATGCCATGGTCAGCCGCCCCAGCGATAATGGCCACACGCCATTTGGCGATATTTACTACAGCGAAAGCCCCGATATGGAACACTGGGGCAAACATCGCTTTGTAATGGGCACGAAAGGCGGCTGGCAAAGCACCAAAATCGGCGCAGGCCCAACCCCGATCGAAACCACCGAAGGTTGGTTGTTGTTCTATCACGGCGTGTTGACTTCGTGCAATGGCTTTGTCTATAGCTTTGGGGCCGCCTTGCTCGATTTGGAGCAGCCTTGGAAAGTGATTTATCGCACCGCGCCATATCTGCTTGCGCCCCAAACCTTGTATGAATGTGTTGGCGATGTGCCGAATGTGGCCTTCCCATGTGCGGCCTTGACCGACGCTGCCACAGGCCGAATTGCCATTTATTATGGCTGTGCTGATACTGTTACCGGTATTGCTTTTGCCCAAGTTGATGAAGTGCTGAGCTTCCTTAAAGCCAATTCAGAGATCTAG
- a CDS encoding LacI family transcriptional regulator, giving the protein MTQRITMEDIARQSGVSLATVSLVLRDKPGINDETRRRVLDIARDLGYRKRLNHEKLVSQSLHNAGVIVKASIGDDSPLTNPFYAPIVAGIEAACRKMHINLMYATVPVDMDNHPQEMPRLLSEDHLDGVLLVGAFADATITKLLQREGIPAVLVDGYSHEHVYDSVVSDNFRAAYEAVSYLISYGHRHIGLIGTTKEAYPSIAERRKGYIQALTDHGIHDQYFGDCLLTMHEGSDTSSILLQRHPQITALFCANDIMAIGATQAARALHRQIPQDLSIIGFDNIDLAQHVAPALTTMHVDKVSMGRFAVQLLANRAEYPDQAPATVSLRPRLLERQSVQRLQPPK; this is encoded by the coding sequence ATGACACAGCGGATCACGATGGAAGACATTGCGCGGCAAAGCGGTGTCTCGTTGGCCACAGTTTCATTAGTATTACGCGACAAGCCTGGGATTAACGACGAGACACGCCGCCGCGTGTTGGATATTGCCCGTGATCTTGGTTATCGCAAGCGCTTGAATCATGAGAAGTTGGTTTCGCAATCGTTGCACAACGCAGGCGTAATTGTTAAGGCCTCAATTGGCGACGATAGCCCACTGACCAACCCATTTTATGCCCCGATTGTCGCAGGTATCGAGGCCGCCTGTCGCAAAATGCATATTAACTTGATGTATGCCACTGTGCCAGTTGATATGGATAATCATCCTCAAGAGATGCCCCGTTTGCTCTCGGAAGATCACCTTGATGGGGTGTTGTTGGTTGGCGCATTCGCCGATGCAACTATCACCAAGCTCTTGCAACGTGAGGGCATTCCGGCGGTTTTGGTCGATGGCTACTCACACGAACATGTCTACGATTCAGTGGTTTCAGATAACTTCCGCGCGGCCTATGAAGCGGTCAGCTATCTGATTAGCTATGGGCATCGTCATATTGGCCTGATTGGGACAACCAAAGAGGCCTACCCTAGCATTGCCGAACGGCGCAAAGGCTATATTCAAGCCTTAACCGATCATGGCATCCATGATCAGTATTTTGGCGATTGCTTGCTCACAATGCATGAAGGCAGCGATACATCGAGCATTCTGTTGCAGCGCCATCCGCAGATCACCGCGCTGTTTTGTGCCAACGATATTATGGCAATTGGCGCAACCCAAGCTGCCAGGGCGTTGCATCGCCAAATTCCCCAAGATTTATCAATTATTGGTTTCGATAATATTGATCTGGCTCAGCATGTTGCGCCAGCGCTTACCACAATGCATGTCGATAAAGTCAGCATGGGGCGCTTTGCGGTGCAATTGTTAGCCAATCGAGCCGAATATCCAGACCAGGCTCCGGCGACAGTCTCGCTGCGGCCAAGGTTGCTTGAACGCCAATCAGTTCAACGTTTGCAACCACCAAAGTAG